From a single Erpetoichthys calabaricus chromosome 1, fErpCal1.3, whole genome shotgun sequence genomic region:
- the tmem127 gene encoding transmembrane protein 127 codes for MYAPTAPTIPGSRRRRGPGGSALPKQPERSLASALPGALSITALCTALAEPAWLRVHGGICPRQELGVADVLGHVEAKLLEDYCMNPQTILLLRVIAAFCFLGILCSLCAFLLDVFGPKHPALKITRRYAFAHILTVLQCATVIGFCYWASELILALQQQHKKYHGSLVYVTFAVSFYLVAGAGGASILATAANLLRHYPTEEEEQALELLSEMEENSEVYPGDYDIANQFQPPPAYTP; via the exons ATGTATGCGCCCACGGCACCTACAATACCCGGCAGTCGGCGAAGGCGAGGTCCAGGGGGTAGTGCCCTTCCAAAGCAGCCGGAACGCAGTTTGGCTTCTGCTCTGCCCGGCGCCTTGTCCATTACAGCCCTGTGCACGGCATTGGCAGAACCGGCCTGGCTGCGGGTCCACGGAGGCATCTGTCCCAGGCAGGAGCTGGGCGTGGCGGACGTGCTGGGACACGTGGAGGCCAAGTTATTAGAAG ACTACTGCATGAACCCTCAAACAATCCTCCTCCTCCGTGTTATAGCTGCCTTCTGCTTCCTGGGAATCCTTTGCAGCCTTTGTGCATTTCTTTTGGATGTTTTTGGCCCAAAGCACCCAGCTCTGAAAATAACTCGGAGATATGCCTTTGCCCACATATTAACag TTTTGCAGTGTGCTACAGTGATTGGCTTCTGTTATTGGGCCTCTGAGTTGATCCTGGCCCTCCAGCAGCAACATAAGAAATATCATGGGTCACTTGTCTACGTCActtttgctgttagtttttacttAGTTGCAGGGGCAGGTGGAGCCTCCATTCTTGCAACTGCTGCCAACCTTCTTCGACATTACCCTACTGAGGAAGAGGAGCAAGCTCTGGAGCTGTTGTCTGAGATGGAAGAGAACAGTGAAGTTTATCCAGGAGATTATGACATTGCCAATCAATTTCAGCCACCTCCTGCTTACACCCCATAA